The following are encoded in a window of Spea bombifrons isolate aSpeBom1 chromosome 2, aSpeBom1.2.pri, whole genome shotgun sequence genomic DNA:
- the ERBB3 gene encoding receptor tyrosine-protein kinase erbB-3 isoform X2, translating to MGYLAGMWALAALWGFAVAPVASYNVCSGTVNGLSIHGDAHYQMQTLREMYTNCEIVMGNLEIVLIDNSQDLSFLKSIHEVTGYVLIALNIFTYLPLENLRVIRGKHLFENKYALYLLLNNQVNGPLGIHTLGFHQLTEIVEGSIHITENIHLCFIETIDWEDILPNPNYDIEKKDNNETCPPCHHSCDGKCWGPGKEDCQKLTKTICAQQCNGRCYGRKPSECCHDECAGGCTGSSNRQCVACRHFNNDGACVPHCPRLLIYNHLSNRLEQNPDVRYQYGGTCVKNCPRNFVIDQSSCVRACPNNKMEVDKNGIKMCEPCPGLCPKACEGTGHGSKYAMVDSTNIDTFVNCTKILGNLDFLNLGFEGDEWKEIPPLDPNKLSVFQSVQEITGYLSIQSWPKHMLDFSVFSNLTTIGGRTLYNRGFSLLVMKNKNVTSLGFRSLREVSAGKVYIADNKALCYYNTVNWTYLFPTRRQATEMKNNKPPDQCVKEQNQCDPLCSSAGCWGPGPDQCLSCENYSRDGICVSTCNFTQGDNREYASAGVCQLCHSECLKIDGDLTCNGTGPDACVKCANVKDGLDCVSKCPNGIFGDNGPIFKYPDANNDCQSCHENCTQGCIGPGIKNCVGMAVHAAESKTPTVVAVAVAASIFVLCCCVLLTLLYWRGLQIRKKRAMRRYLERGECMDMMEASEKANTVQARIFKDTELKKLKILGSGAFGTVHKGIWIPEGDSVKIPVSIKVIQDRSGRQSFHAVTDHMLTMGSLDHAYIVRLLGICPGSQLQLVTQFLPMGSLLQHVRKNKDTGTIGPQLLLNWCVQIAKGMYYLEEHCMVHRNLSARNILMKTVNHVQVSDFGVADLLYPDDKKYCYNEIKTPIKWMALESIHFGKYTHQSDVWSYGVTLWEMMTFGEEPYTGIRLSEVPDLLEKGERLSQPPICTIDVYMVMVKCWMIDENIRPTFKELGNEFTRMARDPPRYLVIKKDSDTPQSPLSGEQLHSSPQEGEELETDTDTDLESEEMGPQPKTPSTLYISRQRIDYSRSQSLLSSVAGYLPMNQSMTSVNRRGTVHRVDPGPRHSSRRREDSLGRTVSESSEGCCTSSDLETAEETSYAEGSFGRSSRCRLDSAYRSQRESLLAATPDEDSEYILPELSQGGLSRDGTLKSQGSGSVTPHPPHASDEEDEEYEYMNKRTQPTTVKADKPENEYIDIRGAADTNSECITTSTADEDYEYGNKEDYEYMNEQSKCKHTESVVDNDLEEYTYMNRSGRSRDDSTSEDKQGYEDMNLMASRPHSLDKTAGLPQTFNREALQKVYIQPSDCAFDNPGYWNSCLFAKTDTKNEVQCPDLLTVRN from the exons TGTGTTCGGGGACAGTGAATGGCCTCAGTATTCATGGAGACGCCCACTACCAGATGCAGACCTTGAGGGAGATGTACACCAACTGTGAGATCGTGATGGGAAACCTGGAGATTGTGCTCATAGACAATAGCCAAGATTTGTCTTTTTTGAAG TCCATACATGAAGTGACTGGATATGTGCTGATCGCTCTCAATATTTTCACTTACCTGCCCCTGGAAAACCTGCGTGTCATCCGAGGGAAACACCTATTCGAAAATAAATATGCGCTCTACCTTTTGCTGAACAATCAAGTAAATGGCCCACTGGGGATCCACACGCTTGGCTTCCACCAGTTGACAG AGATCGTTGAGGGTTCTATTCATATAACCGAAAACATACACCTGTGCTTCATAGAGACAATTGACTGGGAAGATATTCTACCCAATCCAAACTATGACATTGAGAAGAAAGACAACAACGAGACCT GTCCACCGTGTCATCATTCATGTGATGGGAAGTGTTGGGGACCAGGAAAGGAAGACTGTCAGAAAT TGACAAAGACCATTTGCGCACAGCAGTGCAATGGACGCTGCTATGGCAGGAAGCCATCAGAGTGCTGCCACGATGAGTGCGCAGGAGGCTGCACCGGGTCCTCGAATCGGCAGTGTGTC GCATGTCGGCACTTTAATAATGACGGCGCCTGTGTCCCGCACTGTCCTCGGCTACTGATTTACAACCACCTGTCCAATCGATTGGAACAAAACCCAGATGTCAGATACCAATATGGAGGCACGTGTGTCAAGAACTGCCCCC GTAATTTTGTGATTGATCAGAGTTCCTGTGTCCGTGCTTGTCCAAACAACAAGATGGAAGTGGATAAAAATGGGATTAAGATGTGTGAACCATGCCCAGGACTTTGCCCTAAAG CCTGTGAGGGGACAGGACATGGGAGTAAATATGCTATGGTTGACTCTACTAATATTGATACATTTGTCAACTGCACCAAAATTCTGGGAAATCTGGACTTTCTCAACCTTGGTTTTGAAGG GGATGAGTGGAAAGAAATCCCACCTCTGGACCCAAACAAGCTCAGTGTCTTCCAATCCGTACAAGAGATCACAG GGTACTTAAGTATTCAGTCCTGGCCAAAACACATGCTTGACTTCAGTGTCTTCTCTAACCTCACTACTATTGGAGGCCGAACTCTCTATAA CCGCGGCTTTTCATTGCTCgtgatgaaaaacaaaaacgtaaCATCTCTGGGATTCCGCTCTCTACGGGAAGTCAGTGCTGGCAAGGTCTATATTGCAGACAACAAAGCACTCTGCTACTACAACACTGTAAACTGGACGTATTTGTTTCCAACACGCCGACAGGCAACAGAAATGAAGAACAACAAGCCTCCAGACCAGTGTG TTAAAGAACAAAATCAATGTGACCCTCTATGTTCTTCTGCGGGATGTTGGGGTCCTGGACCTGACCAATGCCTTTCTTGCGAGAACTATAGCCGTGACGGTATCTGTGTGTCAACCTGCAACTTTACACAGGG TGATAACAGGGAGTATGCCAGTGCAGGTGTGTGCCAACTCTGCCATTCAGAATGCCTCAAGATTGATGGTGACCTGACTTGCAATGGAACA GGACCTGATGCCTGTGTTAAATGTGCAAACGTTAAAGATGGGCTAGACTGTGTGAGCAAGTGCCCTAACGGGATCTTTGGAGACAATGGACCCATTTTCAAGTACCCCGATGCCAACAATGACTGTCAATCATGTCACGAAAACTGCACACAAGG GTGCATAGGGCCTGGGATTAAAAATTGTGTTGGCATGGCCGTACATGCAGCTGAAAG CAAGACTCCCACGGTGGTTGCGGTGGCTGTAGCGGCATCCATATTTGTACTCTGCTGCTGTGTTCTTCTTACTCTGCTTTATTGGAGAGGACTGCAAATCCGCAAGAAGCGAGCCATGCGGCGATATCTGGAGAGAGGAGAG TGCATGGATATGATGGAAGCGTCAGAAAAGGCTAACACTGTACAAGCACGAATATTCAAAGACACTGAGCTAAAGAAACTGAAGATCTTGGGCTCTGGAGCGTTTGGCACGGTACACAAG GGTATATGGATCCCAGAAGGAGACTCTGTTAAAATCCCTGTCAGCATCAAAGTTATTCAAGATCGCAGTGGACGGCAGAGCTTTCATGCAGTTACTGAT CACATGCTAACAATGGGCAGCCTTGATCATGCCTATATAGTACGTTTGCTTGGCATCTGCCCAGGCTCACAGCTCCAGCTGGTCACCCAGTTCCTGCCAATGGGCTCATTACTCCAGCACGTACGCAAGAACAAGGACACCGGCACCATCGGCCCTCAGCTGTTACTCAATTGGTGTGTGCAGATTGCCAAG GGTATGTATTATCTGGAAGAACATTGTATGGTCCATAGAAATCTTTCAGCCCGGAACATCCTCATGAAAACTGTCAATCACGTCCAAGTGTCAGACTTTGGTGTGGCAGACCTGCTGTACCCTGATGACAAGAAATATTGCTACAATGAAATAAAG ACACCAATTAAATGGATGGCTCTGGAAAGTATACACTTTGGGAAATACACCCATCAGAGTGATGTCTGGAGCTATG GAGTGACTCTGTGGGAAATGATGACTTTTGGGGAAGAGCCTTATACAGGAATCCGTTTATCTGAAGTGCCCGACCTCCTCGAGAAAGGCGAGCGTCTCTCCCAGCCGCCGATCTGCACCATTGATGTGTACATGGTAATGGTAAAAT GCTGGATGATCGACGAGAATATCCGCCCTACATTCAAGGAACTGGGTAACGAGTTTACTCGTATGGCCAGAGATCCTCCCCGATACCTGGTTATAAAG AAGGACAGTGACACACCTCAGTCTCCACTTTCCGGGGAGCAGTTACATTCGAGTCCACAAGAAGGCGAGGAGCTAGAAACTGATACCGACACTGACCTAGAATCAGAAGAGATGGGTCCCCAACCCAAAACACCCAGCACCCTCTACATTTCACGTCAACGGATTGACTACTCTAGG aGTCAGAGTTTATTGAGCTCTGTTGCGGGGTATCTGCCCATGAACCAAAGCATGACCAGTGTGAACAGAAGG GGTACTGTGCATCGCGTTGACCCAGGCCCCAGACATAGTTCCCGCAGAAGAGAGGACTCTCTGGGTCGCACAGTGTCAGAGTCATCAGAAGGCTGCTGCACCTCCTCAGACCTGGAGACAGCGGAGGAGACCTCGTACGCTGAAGGCAGCTTTGGCCGCAGCTCCCGCTGCCGTCTGGACAGCGCGTACCGTTCCCAGCGGGAAAGTCTCCTGGCTGCTACACCGGATGAAGACAGCGAGTACATCCTGCCTGAGCTCAGTCAGGGAG GTCTGTCAAGGGATGGAACACTAAAATCCCAAGGATCAGGATCTGTTACCCCGCACCCACCCCATGCCAGCgatgaagaagatgaagagTATGAATATATGAACAAAAGAACACAGCCCACCACGGTGAAAGCAGATAAACCGGAGAACGAGTATATAGATATCAGGGGAGCGGCGGATACCAATAGCGAGTGCATTACCACCTCTACAGCAGATGAAGATTATGAATATGGCAACAAGGAGGAttatgaatatatgaatgaaCAGAGCAAGTGCAAACACACGGAAAGTGTAGTGGACAATGACTTGGAAGAATACACTTACATGAATCGAAGTGGCAGATCAAGGGATGACAGCACCTCAGAGGACAAGCAGGGCTATGAGGACATGAACTTAATGGCCAGCCGGCCCCATTCATTGGACAAAACTGCTGGGCTTCCCCAAACTTTTAATCGAGAGGCACTACAGAAAGTGTACATTCAACCTTCAGATTGTGCGTTTGATAATCCAGGCTATTGGAACAGTTGCCTATTTGCAAAGACTGATACCAAGAATGAGGTTCAGTGTCCAGATTTACTAACTGTACGGAACTGA
- the ERBB3 gene encoding receptor tyrosine-protein kinase erbB-3 isoform X3, with the protein MGYLAGMWALAALWGFAVAPVASYNVCSGTVNGLSIHGDAHYQMQTLREMYTNCEIVMGNLEIVLIDNSQDLSFLKSIHEVTGYVLIALNIFTYLPLENLRVIRGKHLFENKYALYLLLNNQVNGPLGIHTLGFHQLTEIVEGSIHITENIHLCFIETIDWEDILPNPNYDIEKKDNNETCPPCHHSCDGKCWGPGKEDCQKLTKTICAQQCNGRCYGRKPSECCHDECAGGCTGSSNRQCVACRHFNNDGACVPHCPRLLIYNHLSNRLEQNPDVRYQYGGTCVKNCPRNFVIDQSSCVRACPNNKMEVDKNGIKMCEPCPGLCPKACEGTGHGSKYAMVDSTNIDTFVNCTKILGNLDFLNLGFEGDEWKEIPPLDPNKLSVFQSVQEITGYLSIQSWPKHMLDFSVFSNLTTIGGRTLYNRGFSLLVMKNKNVTSLGFRSLREVSAGKVYIADNKALCYYNTVNWTYLFPTRRQATEMKNNKPPDQFKEQNQCDPLCSSAGCWGPGPDQCLSCENYSRDGICVSTCNFTQGDNREYASAGVCQLCHSECLKIDGDLTCNGTGPDACVKCANVKDGLDCVSKCPNGIFGDNGPIFKYPDANNDCQSCHENCTQGCIGPGIKNCVGMAVHAAESKTPTVVAVAVAASIFVLCCCVLLTLLYWRGLQIRKKRAMRRYLERGECMDMMEASEKANTVQARIFKDTELKKLKILGSGAFGTVHKGIWIPEGDSVKIPVSIKVIQDRSGRQSFHAVTDHMLTMGSLDHAYIVRLLGICPGSQLQLVTQFLPMGSLLQHVRKNKDTGTIGPQLLLNWCVQIAKGMYYLEEHCMVHRNLSARNILMKTVNHVQVSDFGVADLLYPDDKKYCYNEIKQTPIKWMALESIHFGKYTHQSDVWSYGVTLWEMMTFGEEPYTGIRLSEVPDLLEKGERLSQPPICTIDVYMVMVKCWMIDENIRPTFKELGNEFTRMARDPPRYLVIKKDSDTPQSPLSGEQLHSSPQEGEELETDTDTDLESEEMGPQPKTPSTLYISRQRIDYSRSQSLLSSVAGYLPMNQSMTSVNRRGTVHRVDPGPRHSSRRREDSLGRTVSESSEGCCTSSDLETAEETSYAEGSFGRSSRCRLDSAYRSQRESLLAATPDEDSEYILPELSQGGLSRDGTLKSQGSGSVTPHPPHASDEEDEEYEYMNKRTQPTTVKADKPENEYIDIRGAADTNSECITTSTADEDYEYGNKEDYEYMNEQSKCKHTESVVDNDLEEYTYMNRSGRSRDDSTSEDKQGYEDMNLMASRPHSLDKTAGLPQTFNREALQKVYIQPSDCAFDNPGYWNSCLFAKTDTKNEVQCPDLLTVRN; encoded by the exons TGTGTTCGGGGACAGTGAATGGCCTCAGTATTCATGGAGACGCCCACTACCAGATGCAGACCTTGAGGGAGATGTACACCAACTGTGAGATCGTGATGGGAAACCTGGAGATTGTGCTCATAGACAATAGCCAAGATTTGTCTTTTTTGAAG TCCATACATGAAGTGACTGGATATGTGCTGATCGCTCTCAATATTTTCACTTACCTGCCCCTGGAAAACCTGCGTGTCATCCGAGGGAAACACCTATTCGAAAATAAATATGCGCTCTACCTTTTGCTGAACAATCAAGTAAATGGCCCACTGGGGATCCACACGCTTGGCTTCCACCAGTTGACAG AGATCGTTGAGGGTTCTATTCATATAACCGAAAACATACACCTGTGCTTCATAGAGACAATTGACTGGGAAGATATTCTACCCAATCCAAACTATGACATTGAGAAGAAAGACAACAACGAGACCT GTCCACCGTGTCATCATTCATGTGATGGGAAGTGTTGGGGACCAGGAAAGGAAGACTGTCAGAAAT TGACAAAGACCATTTGCGCACAGCAGTGCAATGGACGCTGCTATGGCAGGAAGCCATCAGAGTGCTGCCACGATGAGTGCGCAGGAGGCTGCACCGGGTCCTCGAATCGGCAGTGTGTC GCATGTCGGCACTTTAATAATGACGGCGCCTGTGTCCCGCACTGTCCTCGGCTACTGATTTACAACCACCTGTCCAATCGATTGGAACAAAACCCAGATGTCAGATACCAATATGGAGGCACGTGTGTCAAGAACTGCCCCC GTAATTTTGTGATTGATCAGAGTTCCTGTGTCCGTGCTTGTCCAAACAACAAGATGGAAGTGGATAAAAATGGGATTAAGATGTGTGAACCATGCCCAGGACTTTGCCCTAAAG CCTGTGAGGGGACAGGACATGGGAGTAAATATGCTATGGTTGACTCTACTAATATTGATACATTTGTCAACTGCACCAAAATTCTGGGAAATCTGGACTTTCTCAACCTTGGTTTTGAAGG GGATGAGTGGAAAGAAATCCCACCTCTGGACCCAAACAAGCTCAGTGTCTTCCAATCCGTACAAGAGATCACAG GGTACTTAAGTATTCAGTCCTGGCCAAAACACATGCTTGACTTCAGTGTCTTCTCTAACCTCACTACTATTGGAGGCCGAACTCTCTATAA CCGCGGCTTTTCATTGCTCgtgatgaaaaacaaaaacgtaaCATCTCTGGGATTCCGCTCTCTACGGGAAGTCAGTGCTGGCAAGGTCTATATTGCAGACAACAAAGCACTCTGCTACTACAACACTGTAAACTGGACGTATTTGTTTCCAACACGCCGACAGGCAACAGAAATGAAGAACAACAAGCCTCCAGACCAGT TTAAAGAACAAAATCAATGTGACCCTCTATGTTCTTCTGCGGGATGTTGGGGTCCTGGACCTGACCAATGCCTTTCTTGCGAGAACTATAGCCGTGACGGTATCTGTGTGTCAACCTGCAACTTTACACAGGG TGATAACAGGGAGTATGCCAGTGCAGGTGTGTGCCAACTCTGCCATTCAGAATGCCTCAAGATTGATGGTGACCTGACTTGCAATGGAACA GGACCTGATGCCTGTGTTAAATGTGCAAACGTTAAAGATGGGCTAGACTGTGTGAGCAAGTGCCCTAACGGGATCTTTGGAGACAATGGACCCATTTTCAAGTACCCCGATGCCAACAATGACTGTCAATCATGTCACGAAAACTGCACACAAGG GTGCATAGGGCCTGGGATTAAAAATTGTGTTGGCATGGCCGTACATGCAGCTGAAAG CAAGACTCCCACGGTGGTTGCGGTGGCTGTAGCGGCATCCATATTTGTACTCTGCTGCTGTGTTCTTCTTACTCTGCTTTATTGGAGAGGACTGCAAATCCGCAAGAAGCGAGCCATGCGGCGATATCTGGAGAGAGGAGAG TGCATGGATATGATGGAAGCGTCAGAAAAGGCTAACACTGTACAAGCACGAATATTCAAAGACACTGAGCTAAAGAAACTGAAGATCTTGGGCTCTGGAGCGTTTGGCACGGTACACAAG GGTATATGGATCCCAGAAGGAGACTCTGTTAAAATCCCTGTCAGCATCAAAGTTATTCAAGATCGCAGTGGACGGCAGAGCTTTCATGCAGTTACTGAT CACATGCTAACAATGGGCAGCCTTGATCATGCCTATATAGTACGTTTGCTTGGCATCTGCCCAGGCTCACAGCTCCAGCTGGTCACCCAGTTCCTGCCAATGGGCTCATTACTCCAGCACGTACGCAAGAACAAGGACACCGGCACCATCGGCCCTCAGCTGTTACTCAATTGGTGTGTGCAGATTGCCAAG GGTATGTATTATCTGGAAGAACATTGTATGGTCCATAGAAATCTTTCAGCCCGGAACATCCTCATGAAAACTGTCAATCACGTCCAAGTGTCAGACTTTGGTGTGGCAGACCTGCTGTACCCTGATGACAAGAAATATTGCTACAATGAAATAAAG CAGACACCAATTAAATGGATGGCTCTGGAAAGTATACACTTTGGGAAATACACCCATCAGAGTGATGTCTGGAGCTATG GAGTGACTCTGTGGGAAATGATGACTTTTGGGGAAGAGCCTTATACAGGAATCCGTTTATCTGAAGTGCCCGACCTCCTCGAGAAAGGCGAGCGTCTCTCCCAGCCGCCGATCTGCACCATTGATGTGTACATGGTAATGGTAAAAT GCTGGATGATCGACGAGAATATCCGCCCTACATTCAAGGAACTGGGTAACGAGTTTACTCGTATGGCCAGAGATCCTCCCCGATACCTGGTTATAAAG AAGGACAGTGACACACCTCAGTCTCCACTTTCCGGGGAGCAGTTACATTCGAGTCCACAAGAAGGCGAGGAGCTAGAAACTGATACCGACACTGACCTAGAATCAGAAGAGATGGGTCCCCAACCCAAAACACCCAGCACCCTCTACATTTCACGTCAACGGATTGACTACTCTAGG aGTCAGAGTTTATTGAGCTCTGTTGCGGGGTATCTGCCCATGAACCAAAGCATGACCAGTGTGAACAGAAGG GGTACTGTGCATCGCGTTGACCCAGGCCCCAGACATAGTTCCCGCAGAAGAGAGGACTCTCTGGGTCGCACAGTGTCAGAGTCATCAGAAGGCTGCTGCACCTCCTCAGACCTGGAGACAGCGGAGGAGACCTCGTACGCTGAAGGCAGCTTTGGCCGCAGCTCCCGCTGCCGTCTGGACAGCGCGTACCGTTCCCAGCGGGAAAGTCTCCTGGCTGCTACACCGGATGAAGACAGCGAGTACATCCTGCCTGAGCTCAGTCAGGGAG GTCTGTCAAGGGATGGAACACTAAAATCCCAAGGATCAGGATCTGTTACCCCGCACCCACCCCATGCCAGCgatgaagaagatgaagagTATGAATATATGAACAAAAGAACACAGCCCACCACGGTGAAAGCAGATAAACCGGAGAACGAGTATATAGATATCAGGGGAGCGGCGGATACCAATAGCGAGTGCATTACCACCTCTACAGCAGATGAAGATTATGAATATGGCAACAAGGAGGAttatgaatatatgaatgaaCAGAGCAAGTGCAAACACACGGAAAGTGTAGTGGACAATGACTTGGAAGAATACACTTACATGAATCGAAGTGGCAGATCAAGGGATGACAGCACCTCAGAGGACAAGCAGGGCTATGAGGACATGAACTTAATGGCCAGCCGGCCCCATTCATTGGACAAAACTGCTGGGCTTCCCCAAACTTTTAATCGAGAGGCACTACAGAAAGTGTACATTCAACCTTCAGATTGTGCGTTTGATAATCCAGGCTATTGGAACAGTTGCCTATTTGCAAAGACTGATACCAAGAATGAGGTTCAGTGTCCAGATTTACTAACTGTACGGAACTGA